From a region of the Methylocystis hirsuta genome:
- the ccrA gene encoding crotonyl-CoA carboxylase/reductase, whose protein sequence is MGEIPPLGHVPKNMYAWAIRKERHGPPETAMQLEVLPTWELDSHDVLVLVMAAGVNYNGVWASLGEPISVLDAHKNPYHIAGSDASGIVWAVGSKVKRWKVGDEVVVHCNQDDGDDEECNGGDPMFSPSQRIWGYETPDGSFAQFCRVQDRQLMERPKHLSWEEAACYTLTLATAYRMLFGHAPHQLKPGDNVLVWGASGGLGVFAVQLCAASGANAIGVISDESKRDYVLSLGAKGVINRKDFKCWGQLPKVNTPEYVEWTKNARAFGKAIWDITGKKDVDIVFEHPGEATFPVSCLVVKRGGMVVFCAGTTGFNLTFDARYVWMRQKRIQGSHFAHLKQASAANRFVLDRRVDPCMSDVFPWEKIPLAHTKMWKNEHAPGNMAVLVMSPKPGLRTVEDVTEAYRQK, encoded by the coding sequence ATGGGCGAGATTCCGCCGCTCGGGCATGTTCCCAAGAACATGTACGCCTGGGCGATCCGCAAGGAGCGGCACGGGCCGCCGGAAACCGCCATGCAGCTCGAGGTCTTGCCGACCTGGGAGCTCGACAGCCACGACGTGCTGGTGCTCGTGATGGCGGCCGGGGTCAATTACAATGGCGTCTGGGCCTCGCTGGGCGAACCCATCTCCGTGCTCGATGCGCACAAAAATCCCTATCACATCGCCGGCTCCGACGCTTCCGGCATCGTCTGGGCGGTCGGCTCCAAGGTGAAGCGCTGGAAGGTCGGCGACGAGGTGGTCGTCCACTGCAACCAGGACGACGGGGACGACGAGGAGTGCAACGGCGGCGACCCGATGTTCTCACCCTCGCAGCGCATCTGGGGCTATGAGACGCCGGACGGCTCCTTCGCCCAGTTCTGCCGGGTTCAGGACCGCCAGCTGATGGAGCGCCCCAAGCATCTGAGCTGGGAAGAGGCGGCCTGCTACACCTTAACGCTCGCGACCGCCTATCGCATGCTCTTCGGCCATGCGCCGCATCAGCTGAAGCCCGGCGACAATGTGCTGGTGTGGGGCGCCTCGGGCGGGCTCGGCGTGTTCGCCGTGCAGCTCTGCGCCGCCTCGGGCGCCAACGCCATCGGCGTGATCTCGGATGAGAGCAAGCGCGACTACGTGCTCTCGCTCGGCGCCAAGGGCGTCATCAACCGCAAGGACTTCAAGTGCTGGGGGCAGTTGCCGAAGGTCAATACGCCCGAATATGTCGAATGGACCAAGAACGCCCGCGCCTTCGGCAAGGCGATCTGGGACATCACCGGCAAAAAGGACGTCGACATCGTCTTTGAACATCCGGGCGAAGCGACCTTCCCTGTGTCCTGCCTCGTCGTGAAGCGCGGCGGCATGGTGGTGTTCTGCGCCGGCACCACCGGCTTCAACCTCACCTTCGACGCGCGCTATGTGTGGATGCGCCAGAAGCGCATCCAGGGTTCGCATTTCGCGCATCTGAAGCAGGCCTCCGCCGCCAACCGCTTCGTTCTGGACCGGCGCGTCGATCCCTGCATGTCGGACGTCTTCCCTTGGGAGAAGATTCCCCTCGCCCACACCAAGATGTGGAAGAATGAACATGCGCCCGGCAATATGGCGGTGCTGGTGATGTCGCCGAAGCCCGGCTTGCGCACGGTCGAGGATGTGACGGAAGCCTATCGGCAGAAGTAG
- a CDS encoding autotransporter outer membrane beta-barrel domain-containing protein, with protein MGNPFPGRWTIYPAAMIAAAISASAYAQSLSSLPLPPGQIVTGPVAYGQSLWNKDCPPGQTVTKCQGQVYPSITNGHDADTYLLPYTWPSTTTPPFVDSPLARVAVVWTSTPTQYVRFYDATSSPAGSWVVPSNQVRGLTAEQIKDVLALPTTPTMQTIALLPAHTCMILGQAGPITNSQQVQPLGFWGNGGAIQGYLIGQSPSGCGPGSDPRFLDRDIFVNRQSLGLFALAYGPRAGGGNPGAVAFALDHAIFPAQFTDMDGVYNSLDLLNYGDSGSLRYALRQLDGEVYANVASVVVGAGRMFAQVVRDQTHLARVPTVPRLPNGWRPWISGFGGAASLYGSQDFEGLRFSGGGAAVGADYLFSPALLFGLSAAYSRSAFAVSGVSGSGNLDSYSIGSYAGYASGNVYIDAALGYSYNQTGVSRSIAFPGLARAASANFNNDSLLSTAEVGYNFQLSDRLRTTPFASFQSIVVFARRFSEQGAGAVSLNVGGRTAATAMSALGAELSYDLPLGWSAPLTLSGRAGWAHDFADVNRKAEQNFQGALRTNFWVEGARWPRNAAAVGAKLTLPVAQADLFIRYDGLFSNYADIFSATGGVSVRF; from the coding sequence ATGGGAAATCCTTTTCCTGGAAGGTGGACTATCTATCCGGCCGCAATGATCGCTGCCGCGATCAGCGCTTCGGCATATGCTCAGAGCTTGAGTTCGTTGCCGCTGCCCCCCGGACAGATCGTCACCGGGCCGGTCGCCTATGGTCAGTCGCTTTGGAACAAAGATTGCCCGCCAGGTCAGACGGTGACGAAATGTCAGGGCCAAGTGTACCCGTCGATTACGAACGGGCACGACGCCGACACGTACCTGTTGCCTTATACTTGGCCATCGACGACGACGCCTCCTTTCGTCGATTCACCGCTCGCCCGCGTGGCCGTGGTTTGGACCTCGACGCCAACCCAATATGTGCGTTTTTACGACGCTACGAGCAGTCCGGCCGGGAGCTGGGTTGTGCCGTCCAACCAAGTGCGGGGGTTGACCGCGGAGCAAATCAAAGACGTTTTGGCTCTGCCCACCACTCCGACAATGCAGACCATCGCATTGCTGCCCGCCCACACGTGTATGATCCTCGGGCAAGCGGGTCCCATTACGAACTCGCAACAAGTTCAACCATTAGGCTTCTGGGGAAATGGCGGCGCAATTCAAGGCTACTTAATCGGACAAAGCCCAAGCGGATGTGGGCCGGGTTCCGATCCAAGGTTTTTAGACAGAGACATTTTCGTCAATCGGCAATCCCTCGGACTTTTCGCGCTGGCTTATGGTCCTCGTGCGGGAGGCGGCAATCCTGGGGCGGTCGCCTTCGCCCTCGACCACGCGATTTTTCCTGCGCAGTTCACCGATATGGATGGAGTTTACAACTCGCTCGATCTCCTCAACTACGGCGATTCCGGCTCGTTGCGTTATGCCTTGAGGCAGCTGGACGGCGAGGTTTACGCTAACGTCGCATCGGTTGTGGTTGGGGCCGGACGCATGTTTGCTCAGGTTGTGCGAGATCAAACTCATTTGGCGCGTGTCCCGACGGTTCCGCGCTTGCCAAATGGTTGGCGGCCCTGGATCAGCGGGTTTGGAGGCGCGGCCTCGCTTTACGGAAGCCAAGATTTTGAAGGATTGCGCTTCTCCGGCGGTGGAGCGGCGGTCGGAGCGGATTACCTTTTCAGTCCGGCGCTTCTGTTTGGTCTGAGCGCAGCCTACTCACGGAGCGCATTTGCTGTGAGTGGTGTTTCCGGCTCGGGAAATCTTGATAGCTATTCCATAGGATCTTATGCGGGATATGCCTCAGGCAATGTCTATATCGACGCGGCTTTGGGATACTCCTACAACCAAACAGGGGTTAGCCGCAGCATCGCTTTCCCTGGGCTCGCGCGAGCGGCGTCCGCGAACTTTAACAACGACTCTCTGCTTTCCACGGCGGAAGTCGGCTATAATTTTCAGTTGAGCGATAGGCTGAGAACCACGCCTTTTGCTTCGTTCCAAAGCATCGTGGTTTTCGCGAGACGTTTTTCGGAGCAGGGAGCTGGGGCCGTCAGCCTTAATGTCGGTGGGCGAACGGCTGCTACGGCAATGAGCGCTTTGGGCGCGGAGCTATCCTATGACCTGCCGCTAGGCTGGAGCGCTCCCTTGACTCTCTCTGGGCGAGCGGGTTGGGCGCATGATTTCGCTGATGTGAACCGGAAGGCCGAGCAAAATTTCCAGGGCGCGCTGCGTACCAATTTTTGGGTTGAGGGCGCGCGCTGGCCGCGTAATGCCGCGGCGGTTGGGGCCAAGCTAACCCTCCCTGTGGCTCAAGCCGATCTCTTTATTCGTTACGATGGCCTGTTTTCGAATTATGCGGACATCTTTAGCGCGACAGGCGGCGTGTCAGTAAGATTTTGA
- the uppP gene encoding undecaprenyl-diphosphatase UppP, protein MATACTNGLDTGFVDLGYMKVAVLGVVQGITELLPISSTAHMRIVPALLGWKDPGSAFSAAMQLAALAAVVSYFWSDIRALAEGSVRALVRRDFNDWTFRFVVWIALATVPIGIAGLALSHTLNTCGSPLRTLPVIGISCIVMAALLAIAELYCNHKRTLEHVSLKDAMIVGFAQVGALIPGVSRSGSTLTAALFLDLKREEAARFSFLLGLPAIALAGLKELWELHKAQLDFHGWAVLTLGLFVASISAFVAIWGLLRILERFSAWPFVFYRAFIGIVLLVGFYAGFLA, encoded by the coding sequence ATGGCGACCGCTTGCACGAATGGGCTCGACACCGGTTTTGTCGATCTCGGCTATATGAAAGTCGCGGTTCTTGGCGTGGTGCAGGGCATCACCGAGCTTCTGCCGATCTCCTCGACCGCGCATATGCGCATCGTGCCGGCGCTGCTCGGCTGGAAGGACCCCGGCTCCGCCTTCTCCGCGGCGATGCAACTCGCGGCGCTCGCCGCCGTCGTCAGCTATTTCTGGAGCGACATTCGCGCCCTCGCCGAGGGGTCCGTGCGGGCGCTGGTGCGGCGCGATTTCAACGATTGGACATTTCGTTTCGTCGTCTGGATCGCGCTCGCGACGGTGCCGATCGGCATCGCCGGCCTCGCGCTGTCGCATACGCTCAACACCTGCGGCTCGCCATTGCGCACGCTGCCGGTGATCGGCATTTCCTGCATCGTCATGGCGGCGCTGCTCGCCATCGCCGAACTCTATTGCAATCACAAGCGCACGCTCGAACATGTCAGCCTGAAGGACGCGATGATCGTCGGCTTCGCGCAGGTCGGCGCGCTCATTCCGGGCGTCTCGCGCTCGGGCTCGACTCTGACGGCGGCGCTCTTCCTCGACCTCAAGCGCGAGGAAGCGGCGCGTTTTTCTTTTCTGCTCGGCCTGCCGGCGATCGCCCTTGCGGGCCTCAAGGAGCTGTGGGAGCTGCATAAGGCGCAGCTCGATTTCCACGGCTGGGCGGTGCTGACGCTCGGGCTTTTCGTAGCGTCGATCTCCGCCTTTGTCGCCATCTGGGGCTTGCTGCGGATTTTGGAACGCTTCTCGGCTTGGCCCTTCGTCTTTTACCGCGCCTTCATCGGAATCGTGCTGCTCGTCGGCTTCTACGCAGGATTTTTGGCGTAG
- a CDS encoding type II toxin-antitoxin system Phd/YefM family antitoxin, whose protein sequence is MALPGAAAVVAHCRIASLPLSLSWLSQSIGRKMEIGAFEAKNTRGSLLDRVEKGEEIIITRRGNPIARLAPVRTERDIAQARKAMAELRELSKGNRLDGLKIKDLINEGRP, encoded by the coding sequence ATGGCCCTTCCCGGCGCGGCGGCGGTCGTCGCGCATTGCCGGATAGCGTCCCTGCCCCTATCATTAAGCTGGTTAAGCCAGTCGATCGGACGAAAGATGGAAATCGGCGCCTTCGAGGCGAAAAACACGCGCGGCAGCCTGCTCGACCGGGTCGAGAAGGGCGAGGAAATCATCATCACCCGCCGCGGCAACCCGATTGCTCGGCTCGCGCCTGTGCGAACGGAGCGCGACATTGCGCAGGCGCGCAAGGCGATGGCAGAGCTTCGCGAACTCTCGAAAGGCAACAGACTCGACGGTCTCAAGATCAAGGATCTGATTAACGAAGGGCGACCGTGA
- a CDS encoding OFA family MFS transporter gives MVVAFAPQPNFLSRERTVAAPTFNRWLVPPAALAIHLCIGMAYGFSVFWLPLSRIIGGAQPKECPETLGFFATLVATDCDWKVSWLGWTFTLFFVLLGSSAAVFGHWLETAGPRKAGLAAACCWCGGLLISALGVYLHQIWMLWIGSGVIGGIGLGLGYISPVSTLIKWFPDRRGLATGLAIMGFGGGAMIGAPLADRLMSFYATPASPGVWQTFVTLAAIYFAFMVAGALSYRVPPEGWAPEGFTPPAAAKNAMVTHRHVHLDIAWKTPQFWLLWAVLCLNVSAGIGVLGMASPMLQEVFGGRLIGLAIGFDQLDADQKKQIAAIAAGFTGLLSLCNIGGRIGWASASDKFGRKITYAIFFVVGLALYSAIPFAAKGGMVGLFVLLFAVIITMYGGGFATIPAYLADIFGTHHVGAIHGRLLTAWSTAGVLGPVLVNYIREYQLSVGVPREAAYNQTMYVLAGLLLCGLVCNLLVRPCAEKYYMSDEEVAAQKHITVAEVVKEDDDIHADFEDFVEEGLDPAATDADPPVAARAPPGSKSGSLLLVFAWAAVGAPLAWGVWITLLKTATLFR, from the coding sequence ATGGTCGTCGCTTTCGCGCCGCAGCCAAACTTCCTGAGCCGCGAACGCACCGTCGCTGCGCCGACATTCAATCGCTGGCTCGTGCCGCCGGCGGCGCTCGCCATCCATCTCTGCATCGGCATGGCCTATGGCTTTTCCGTCTTTTGGCTGCCCCTGTCGCGGATCATTGGCGGCGCGCAGCCGAAGGAATGTCCGGAAACGCTCGGGTTTTTCGCGACCCTCGTCGCCACCGACTGCGACTGGAAGGTCAGCTGGCTGGGGTGGACCTTCACGCTCTTCTTCGTCCTGCTCGGCTCCTCGGCGGCGGTCTTCGGCCATTGGCTGGAGACGGCGGGACCGCGCAAGGCTGGCCTTGCCGCCGCCTGCTGCTGGTGTGGCGGCCTCCTGATCTCGGCGCTTGGCGTCTATCTCCATCAGATCTGGATGTTGTGGATCGGCTCCGGCGTCATCGGCGGCATTGGTCTCGGGCTTGGATATATTTCGCCGGTCTCGACGCTGATCAAATGGTTTCCCGACCGGCGTGGCTTGGCGACGGGTCTCGCGATCATGGGATTTGGCGGCGGCGCGATGATCGGCGCGCCCCTCGCCGACCGGCTGATGAGCTTCTACGCCACGCCGGCTTCGCCGGGCGTCTGGCAGACCTTCGTGACGCTCGCGGCGATCTATTTCGCCTTCATGGTCGCCGGCGCGCTCAGCTACCGGGTGCCGCCCGAAGGCTGGGCGCCGGAAGGATTCACGCCGCCCGCGGCGGCCAAGAACGCCATGGTGACGCATCGTCATGTGCATCTCGACATCGCATGGAAGACGCCGCAATTCTGGCTGCTGTGGGCCGTGCTCTGTCTCAACGTGTCAGCCGGCATCGGCGTGCTGGGCATGGCGTCGCCGATGTTGCAGGAAGTCTTCGGCGGCAGACTGATCGGCCTCGCCATTGGATTCGATCAGCTCGACGCCGATCAGAAAAAGCAAATCGCGGCGATCGCGGCGGGCTTCACCGGCCTCTTGAGCCTCTGCAACATCGGCGGGCGCATCGGCTGGGCGTCGGCGTCCGATAAATTCGGCCGCAAGATCACTTATGCGATCTTCTTCGTCGTCGGCCTCGCGCTGTATTCGGCGATACCCTTCGCGGCGAAGGGCGGGATGGTCGGACTCTTCGTCCTGCTCTTTGCAGTCATCATCACCATGTATGGCGGCGGCTTCGCGACGATCCCCGCCTATCTCGCCGACATCTTCGGCACGCATCATGTCGGCGCCATCCACGGCCGGCTTCTGACCGCCTGGTCGACGGCGGGCGTGCTCGGGCCGGTGCTCGTCAATTACATCCGCGAATATCAGCTGAGCGTCGGCGTCCCGCGCGAGGCCGCCTATAATCAAACGATGTATGTGCTCGCGGGCCTGCTGCTCTGCGGTCTCGTCTGCAATCTGCTCGTGCGGCCATGCGCCGAGAAATATTACATGAGCGATGAAGAGGTCGCGGCGCAAAAGCACATCACGGTCGCCGAGGTCGTCAAGGAAGATGACGATATCCACGCCGATTTCGAGGATTTCGTCGAAGAAGGGTTGGACCCCGCCGCGACCGACGCCGATCCGCCAGTCGCCGCACGCGCGCCGCCCGGCTCAAAGAGCGGATCGCTGCTGCTGGTTTTCGCCTGGGCCGCCGTCGGCGCGCCGCTCGCCTGGGGGGTCTGGATCACCCTGCTCAAAACCGCCACGCTGTTTCGCTGA
- a CDS encoding ABC transporter permease subunit: MSDLALAPLATTAPAKRRWRVVLAVAAKEWLELFRDRRLVWLCAFIMALMLAALAFGYVENARILREREAAAQADRELWVGQSAKNPHAAAHFGQYAFKPLSPLALADPGVDAYVGSAVWLEAHKQNETQFKQARDGGVGARLGSLSLAFILQTIAPLIVILMGFASFSGERESGTLKQLLSVGARPRDILAGKALALIGAIFALLAPAFIGAALALVFFVDRERLSIADQLIRLGALGAAYAAYLAGFAFLALGVSALARNSRAALVTLLAFWLANSFLAPRLATDAARAFAPTPTWQEFRAGVAQDKAKTFGHDESHPAFVAFRDETLKTYGVSRIEDLPVSFRGLALRKDDESGYVIFDRHFGALQSAFDRQDALRAAPGLLFPLLALRPISMAFAGVDSRSQFDFATAAEAHRRDIQNQVSDNIIHFAHDNSYVAGPELWRKIAAFAYRAPGAGFALDHSVLPIVSLLGWLALAGAFALFAARRLRPV; this comes from the coding sequence GTGAGCGATCTCGCTCTCGCCCCACTCGCCACGACTGCGCCGGCGAAGCGCCGCTGGCGCGTCGTGCTCGCGGTCGCCGCCAAGGAATGGCTGGAGCTGTTCCGCGACCGGCGCCTCGTCTGGCTCTGCGCCTTCATTATGGCGCTGATGCTCGCCGCGCTCGCCTTCGGCTATGTCGAGAACGCCCGCATCCTGCGCGAGCGCGAAGCGGCGGCGCAAGCCGATCGCGAACTTTGGGTCGGACAGAGCGCCAAGAATCCGCACGCCGCCGCGCATTTCGGCCAATACGCCTTCAAGCCGTTGAGCCCGCTGGCGCTCGCCGATCCCGGCGTCGACGCCTATGTCGGCTCGGCGGTGTGGCTCGAGGCGCATAAGCAGAACGAGACCCAGTTCAAACAGGCGCGCGACGGCGGCGTCGGCGCTCGGCTCGGTTCGCTGTCGCTCGCCTTCATCCTGCAGACGATCGCGCCGCTCATCGTCATCCTGATGGGCTTTGCGAGTTTCTCCGGCGAGCGCGAAAGCGGCACGCTGAAACAGCTGCTCAGCGTCGGCGCGCGGCCGCGCGACATTCTCGCCGGCAAGGCGCTGGCGCTGATCGGCGCCATTTTCGCGCTGCTCGCGCCGGCCTTCATCGGCGCGGCGCTCGCCCTCGTCTTTTTCGTCGATCGCGAACGCCTGTCGATCGCCGATCAATTGATTCGTCTCGGCGCGCTTGGCGCCGCCTATGCGGCTTATTTGGCGGGCTTCGCCTTTCTGGCGCTTGGGGTTTCGGCTCTCGCCAGAAACTCCCGCGCCGCGCTCGTCACGCTGCTCGCCTTCTGGCTCGCCAATTCCTTTCTCGCGCCGCGCCTCGCCACGGACGCCGCGCGCGCCTTCGCGCCGACGCCGACTTGGCAGGAGTTTCGGGCGGGCGTCGCGCAGGACAAGGCGAAGACATTCGGTCACGACGAGAGCCATCCCGCCTTCGTCGCCTTCCGCGATGAGACGCTCAAGACATACGGCGTGTCGCGCATCGAGGATCTGCCCGTCAGCTTCCGCGGACTTGCGCTGCGCAAGGACGATGAGAGCGGCTATGTGATTTTCGACCGCCACTTCGGCGCGCTGCAGTCGGCCTTCGACCGTCAGGACGCGCTGCGCGCCGCGCCCGGCTTGCTGTTTCCGCTCCTGGCGCTGCGGCCGATCTCGATGGCCTTCGCCGGCGTCGACAGCCGCAGCCAGTTCGATTTCGCCACGGCGGCCGAGGCGCACCGGCGCGATATTCAAAATCAGGTCAGCGACAACATCATCCATTTCGCCCACGACAATAGTTACGTCGCGGGGCCAGAGCTGTGGCGCAAGATCGCCGCCTTCGCCTATCGGGCGCCTGGTGCCGGCTTCGCGCTCGACCACAGCGTCCTTCCGATCGTTAGTCTTCTAGGCTGGCTCGCACTGGCTGGCGCTTTCGCGCTCTTCGCGGCGCGGCGTCTGCGGCCGGTATGA
- a CDS encoding ABC transporter ATP-binding protein, producing MLEARNLTKRYDGANAPALDRLNLTVPDGEVFCLLGPNGAGKTTTVNLFLNFIQPTAGQALVCGIDAAVDPSAARARLAYIPEQVMLYGALSGLENLQYFTEISGAEAPRESLLSLLAAAGLPKDAAQRSVRGYSKGMRQKVGVAIALARRAQALVLDEPTSGLDPLAANEFAALIERLRKEGMAVLMVTHDLFLAKQCGTKIGIMAQGRLASVFGADDVDHLGLERAYLDLFASAAA from the coding sequence ATGCTCGAAGCGCGCAATCTCACCAAGCGTTACGACGGCGCCAATGCGCCGGCGCTCGACCGCCTGAATCTGACCGTGCCGGACGGCGAAGTCTTTTGCCTGCTCGGCCCCAATGGCGCCGGCAAGACGACGACCGTCAATCTCTTCCTGAATTTTATACAGCCGACGGCAGGCCAGGCGCTGGTCTGCGGGATCGACGCTGCGGTTGATCCCTCCGCGGCGCGCGCGCGTCTCGCCTATATTCCCGAGCAGGTGATGCTCTACGGCGCGCTCTCCGGTCTCGAAAATCTGCAATATTTTACCGAAATCTCCGGCGCCGAGGCGCCGCGCGAGTCGCTGCTCTCCTTGCTCGCCGCCGCCGGCCTGCCAAAGGACGCGGCCCAGCGTTCCGTGCGCGGCTATTCCAAGGGCATGCGCCAGAAGGTCGGCGTCGCCATCGCCCTCGCAAGGCGTGCGCAGGCGCTCGTGCTGGATGAGCCGACCTCCGGCCTCGATCCTCTCGCGGCCAATGAATTCGCGGCGCTCATCGAGCGGCTGCGCAAGGAGGGCATGGCGGTGCTCATGGTCACGCATGACCTCTTCCTCGCCAAGCAATGCGGCACGAAGATCGGCATCATGGCGCAGGGGCGTCTCGCATCGGTCTTCGGCGCCGACGACGTCGATCATCTGGGGCTGGAGCGCGCCTATCTCGATCTCTTCGCGAGCGCGGCGGCGTGA
- a CDS encoding protein meaA, whose translation MSAPRRDKPWMFRTYAGHSTASESNKLYRSNLAKGQTGLSIAFDLPTQTGYDSDHILSRGEVGKVGVPVSHLGDMRALFEGIPLGEMNTSMTINATAVWLMALYIAAAEEQGAPRGKLQGTTQNDIIKEYLSRGSYVFPPTQSLRLTQDLILFTTKECPKFNPMNVCSYHLQEAGATPSQELAYALATAVAILDNVKKSGEISEEDFAQVVGRISFFVNAGMRFVTELCKMRAFAELWEEITRERYGVKDEKLRRFRYGVQVNSLGLTEQQPENNVYRILIEMLAVVLSKNARARAVQLPAWNEALGLPRPFDQQWSLRMQQIMAYETDLLEYGDIFDGNPEIARKVAELKAEAMAELKKIEDLGGAAAAVEIGYMKGKLVEANTARLESIEAGEQIVVGVNKFTEGEPSPLTSSGDQIMVVPEHVEAEQIARLKAWRESRNQKAAQAAIEELARAAKEGRNMVEPSIAAARAGVTTGEWGNVLRGVFGEYRAPTGVSSTARQVGGALDAVRGEVERVSQKLGKRAKFLVGKPGLDGHSNGAEQIAVRARDAGFDVIYAGIRSTPAELVEAAKKEGAHCIGLSILSGSHVTLAHEVIKLMKQEGVEAPLVVGGIIPPADEKLLRDAGVAAVYTPKNYDLNAIMTDLAHIIEKAAV comes from the coding sequence ATGTCCGCCCCGCGCCGCGATAAGCCCTGGATGTTTCGCACCTACGCCGGCCATTCGACCGCCAGCGAGTCCAACAAGCTTTATCGCTCCAATCTCGCCAAGGGCCAGACGGGTCTCTCCATCGCCTTCGATCTGCCGACGCAAACCGGCTACGACAGCGACCACATCCTCTCGCGCGGCGAAGTGGGCAAGGTGGGCGTGCCGGTCTCGCATCTGGGCGATATGCGCGCGCTCTTCGAGGGCATTCCGCTCGGCGAGATGAACACGTCGATGACCATCAACGCCACCGCCGTGTGGCTGATGGCGCTCTATATCGCCGCCGCGGAGGAGCAAGGCGCGCCGCGTGGAAAACTGCAGGGCACGACGCAAAACGACATCATCAAGGAATATCTCTCGCGCGGCTCTTATGTCTTCCCGCCGACGCAGTCGCTGCGCCTCACGCAGGACCTCATTCTCTTCACCACGAAGGAATGTCCCAAGTTCAATCCGATGAACGTCTGCTCCTACCATCTGCAGGAAGCCGGCGCGACGCCGTCGCAGGAATTGGCCTATGCGCTCGCGACCGCCGTCGCCATTCTCGACAATGTGAAGAAGTCGGGCGAAATCTCGGAGGAGGATTTCGCCCAGGTCGTCGGCCGCATCTCCTTCTTCGTCAACGCCGGCATGCGCTTCGTCACCGAACTGTGCAAAATGCGGGCGTTCGCGGAGCTTTGGGAAGAGATCACGCGCGAGCGTTACGGCGTGAAGGACGAAAAGCTCCGCCGCTTCCGCTACGGCGTGCAGGTCAATTCGCTGGGCCTCACCGAGCAGCAGCCGGAAAACAATGTCTACCGCATCCTGATCGAGATGCTCGCCGTCGTTCTCTCCAAGAACGCCCGCGCCCGCGCCGTGCAGCTTCCGGCCTGGAACGAGGCGCTCGGCCTGCCGCGGCCCTTCGACCAGCAATGGTCGCTGCGCATGCAGCAGATCATGGCCTATGAGACCGACCTCCTCGAATATGGCGACATCTTCGACGGCAATCCCGAAATCGCCCGCAAGGTCGCCGAACTGAAGGCGGAGGCGATGGCCGAACTCAAGAAGATCGAAGACCTCGGCGGCGCGGCCGCGGCGGTCGAGATCGGCTATATGAAGGGCAAGCTCGTCGAAGCCAATACCGCGCGGCTCGAGTCGATCGAGGCCGGCGAGCAGATCGTCGTCGGCGTCAACAAATTCACCGAGGGCGAGCCGTCGCCGCTGACCTCCAGCGGCGATCAGATCATGGTCGTGCCGGAACATGTCGAAGCCGAGCAGATCGCGCGGCTCAAAGCCTGGCGCGAGAGCCGCAACCAGAAAGCCGCGCAAGCCGCCATCGAAGAGCTGGCGCGCGCCGCCAAGGAAGGCCGCAACATGGTCGAGCCCTCCATCGCCGCGGCGAGGGCGGGCGTCACCACCGGCGAATGGGGAAATGTTTTACGCGGAGTATTTGGGGAATACCGCGCGCCGACGGGCGTCTCCTCGACGGCCCGACAGGTCGGCGGCGCGCTCGACGCCGTGCGCGGCGAAGTCGAACGCGTGTCGCAAAAGCTCGGCAAACGGGCGAAGTTTTTGGTCGGCAAGCCCGGCCTCGATGGCCATTCCAACGGCGCCGAGCAGATCGCGGTACGCGCCCGCGACGCGGGGTTCGATGTGATCTACGCCGGCATCCGCTCGACGCCGGCCGAACTTGTCGAGGCGGCAAAGAAGGAGGGCGCGCATTGCATCGGCCTCTCCATCCTCTCGGGTTCGCATGTGACGCTCGCGCATGAGGTGATCAAGCTGATGAAGCAAGAGGGCGTCGAGGCGCCGCTGGTCGTCGGCGGCATCATTCCGCCGGCCGACGAAAAGCTCTTACGCGATGCGGGCGTTGCGGCGGTCTACACGCCGAAGAACTATGACCTCAACGCCATCATGACCGACCTCGCCCACATCATCGAGAAGGCGGCCGTTTAA
- a CDS encoding type II toxin-antitoxin system VapC family toxin: MSLVLDSSVALAYCIDEEITPQIFAIFDRVIEEGIVVPSLWRYEVANVLALAERRGRVMSGFPKIAFDRFGKISIVLDEESDEQAWTTTNKARRAP, encoded by the coding sequence GTGAGTCTGGTCCTCGATAGTTCCGTTGCGCTCGCCTATTGCATCGATGAAGAGATCACGCCTCAGATTTTTGCGATCTTCGACAGGGTTATCGAAGAAGGCATCGTCGTTCCGAGCTTGTGGCGATATGAAGTCGCCAATGTTCTGGCGCTCGCCGAGCGGAGAGGACGGGTGATGTCCGGCTTCCCGAAAATCGCCTTTGACCGGTTCGGGAAAATCTCGATCGTTCTCGACGAAGAGAGCGACGAACAGGCTTGGACAACAACAAATAAGGCTCGCCGCGCTCCATAA